The Cellulomonas oligotrophica sequence TGACGCACGGTGACCCTGGGATTCGACCGCCTCCGACCGCCCGACCTGCTGCGCGACCGACCCGGTGACCGCCGGCCGCCGCGCCGACGTCAGGCGGGGGAGAGGGCCAGCTCCGCCGCGTGCACCCCGGCGACCGCCGCGGCCAGGAACGCCGCCGGGTCCCGGTCCAGGCCCCGGCCCATCGTCGACAGGCGCACCGGCGAGCCGCGCAGGGCCTCCAGCAGATCACCGTCGGCCACCACCGGCACCCCCGTGTGCCGCCCGCCCGGCGCCACCAGCGCGCCCGCCTGGTCCGCCACGCGCGCGCCCAGCGCGTCCCACGCCGCGACGTCGTCGTCCGCCGTCAGGTCCACCGGCGAGCCCGGCAGCCCCGAGAACACCGGCACCGGCACGTCCGCGGGGGACAGAGCCACCCGCCCGTACGCCGTCGACGAGTGGTGCGAGACCCCCAGGTGGCGCTCGCGGGCGTCGGCCCCCGAGACGCGCAACGACGCGACCGGGCGTCCGCCCAGCACCGACGCGGCGTTCACGGCCTCACCGGCGGCAACCCCGGAGAACCCCCACCGCGTGCCCGTGCCGAGGTTCCCCGGCCCCTGCGCCACGATCGCCAGGTCCGCGCCCAGCACGTGCCGGGCGGCCAGCAGGCCCGTGTGCACCGTCACGGCCTCCAGGTCGCCGCCGAACGCCTGCCCCGTGGTCACGCACGCCTCGACCCACCCGGCCTCCCGCAGCCCCGCGACGGCCCGCGAGAACCACGCGGGCAGCGCCCCGCCGTCGGTCATCACGTACACCACCCGCACCGCCCGCCCGGCCCGCGCCGCCGCGGCCCGTGCACCCGCGACCACCGCCGGCAGCGCCGAGTGCAGGTCCGCCACGACGACCGGCATCCCCGCCAGGTCGTCCGCGTCCCGCAGCACCTCGTGGTGCGCCGACTCCTGGTCGTCGACGCCCAGCACCATCGCCTGCAACGGCGTGTACCGGGCCTTGACCAGGTGACCCGGCCCCGGCAGCGGGTCCGCCGGCAGCGCGTCCGTGCGCGCCACCACCAGCGCGTACCCGCCCGTGCCCAGGCCCCGCTCCAGCGCCGTGGTGTTCATCAGCACCCGCGCACCGGGCACCACCTCACCCACCAGCGCCGGGTACACCAGCGCCCGCACCGTCCGGTCCTCGCCCTCGACGGCCACGCTGACCTCACAGGCCCCGTCCCACCGGGTCCCGCACCGCTCCACCACACCCGCACGCCACGCGATCACCCGACCACGCTACCGGCGCGCCCCGCACCCACCGCCCGCCATCGTCGCGCACCCGTCACCCGCACGCCCGGCGTGCTGCACCACCACCGGCTCCGACCCGCACTACCGTGGGGCCACGATGCCCCCCGCGATCCCGCCCGCCGAGCGCCTGCTCAACCTCGTCATCGCCCTCGTCAACACCCCCGGGCGGATGACCAAGGAGCAGGTGCGGTCCTCCGTCGCCGGCTACCAGGACGCCCCCTCCGACGACGCGTTCGAACGCATGTTCGAACGCGACAAGGACACGCTGCGCGACCTCGGCATCCCCGTCCTCACCGTCACCCACGCCGGCCACGGCGACGACGTCGGCTACCGCGTCGACCTCGAGCGCTACGCCCTGCCCCCCATCGACCTCACCGCCGCCGAGCTCGGCGTCCTCGCCCTCGCCGCCCAGCTCTGGCAGGACCAGTCCCTGCGCGCCGACACCACCCGCGCCCTGACCAAGCTCCGCGCCGTCGGCCAGGCCCCCCAGTCCGACGACCTCGTCGCCGGCCTCGCCCCCCGCGTCC is a genomic window containing:
- a CDS encoding DUF3866 family protein — its product is MIAWRAGVVERCGTRWDGACEVSVAVEGEDRTVRALVYPALVGEVVPGARVLMNTTALERGLGTGGYALVVARTDALPADPLPGPGHLVKARYTPLQAMVLGVDDQESAHHEVLRDADDLAGMPVVVADLHSALPAVVAGARAAAARAGRAVRVVYVMTDGGALPAWFSRAVAGLREAGWVEACVTTGQAFGGDLEAVTVHTGLLAARHVLGADLAIVAQGPGNLGTGTRWGFSGVAAGEAVNAASVLGGRPVASLRVSGADARERHLGVSHHSSTAYGRVALSPADVPVPVFSGLPGSPVDLTADDDVAAWDALGARVADQAGALVAPGGRHTGVPVVADGDLLEALRGSPVRLSTMGRGLDRDPAAFLAAAVAGVHAAELALSPA